From a region of the Constantimarinum furrinae genome:
- the mltG gene encoding endolytic transglycosylase MltG has product MYIKKIIVAILLLGLVVMGGFAMYVYNTFFSENTAFNNKEAHVYIPTNADFSKVIEELRPLLDNIESFAKTAEKKGYVSNIKPGHFIIQKGMNNNELINTLRSRNIPINIKFNNQERLEDLAGRISQHIEADSVSLIRAMRDSIFLRDANLTQETALGMYVPNTYELYWNTDAEAFRDRMKTEYERFWNENRTKKAKELGLSRAQVISLAAIVQKETAKIDERPRVAGVYMNRINKGMLLQADPTVIYAKKLTENDFDQVIKRVLYVDLEIDSPYNTYKYAGVPPGPIAMPDISSIDAVLNYEKHDYFYFVADVTNFGYHKFAKTLAQHNRNKAEYVRWVNENGVNR; this is encoded by the coding sequence ATGTATATCAAAAAAATAATCGTTGCGATCCTGCTGCTCGGACTGGTAGTAATGGGCGGATTCGCCATGTATGTCTACAACACTTTTTTTTCAGAAAATACCGCATTCAATAACAAGGAAGCACATGTTTATATTCCTACTAATGCTGATTTTTCAAAAGTAATTGAAGAACTGAGACCTTTGCTCGACAATATAGAATCTTTTGCTAAAACTGCCGAAAAGAAAGGGTACGTGAGTAACATAAAGCCGGGACATTTTATAATACAAAAGGGGATGAATAATAATGAGCTAATAAATACCCTTCGCAGCCGTAACATCCCTATTAACATAAAGTTTAATAATCAGGAGCGATTGGAAGATCTTGCCGGTCGAATTTCGCAGCATATAGAAGCCGATAGTGTTTCCCTTATAAGAGCAATGCGGGATAGCATCTTTTTAAGGGATGCCAATCTAACCCAAGAGACCGCTTTGGGGATGTATGTTCCTAATACGTACGAACTGTATTGGAATACCGATGCTGAAGCGTTCAGAGATAGGATGAAGACCGAATACGAACGTTTTTGGAACGAAAACAGAACCAAAAAAGCAAAAGAACTCGGACTCAGCAGAGCCCAGGTTATTTCTTTAGCAGCTATAGTTCAAAAAGAAACGGCTAAAATAGACGAGCGTCCGCGGGTTGCAGGGGTGTACATGAATAGGATAAACAAGGGAATGTTGCTTCAGGCAGACCCAACCGTGATCTATGCCAAAAAGCTCACTGAAAATGATTTCGATCAAGTGATCAAAAGAGTATTGTATGTGGATCTGGAAATTGATTCACCGTACAATACTTACAAATACGCAGGAGTACCTCCCGGTCCCATTGCCATGCCCGATATCTCCTCTATTGACGCCGTGTTAAACTACGAAAAACACGATTATTTTTATTTTGTGGCCGATGTTACAAATTTCGGGTACCATAAGTTCGCAAAAACCCTGGCACAGCATAATCGCAACAAGGCGGAGTACGTGCGCTGGGTGAATGAGAATGGGGTGAATCGATAG
- a CDS encoding trypsin-like peptidase domain-containing protein produces the protein MKQTLRLFLVALVAGALTLGGYKLLEDKNEIVISEASQDPSFIPANYTSNLSSTPFNIDFTEAAEKTVHAVVHVTNTTISRQPTNMMEYFYGGGQARAMVGSGSGVIINPDGYIITNNHVIANAAQLEVTLNNNKTYKAELIGTDPKTDIALIKIDAKQDLPYVTFGDSNELKIGEWVLAVGNPFNLTSTVTAGIVSAKARDLNEFDRNPQSFIQTDAAVNRGNSGGALVNIRGELVGINTAITSETGSYVGYSFAVPSNNARKVIEDIMEYGNVQRGILGIQGSTLNSQNAKQFGISETEGVYVAGIEPGSGAAESGIKEGDIIKQLDGYKVGKFSDLAGYLGSKRPNDVVDVTVLRSGKVKTIPVTLVKLEIYQIEELGIEVKNATNAELRRRGLSNGVLVTESLRKERSRYDLSGIIITKINGTAIKNIDDVKQVMSNRAYNEDVEMTFVNRNGELNTIIFRN, from the coding sequence ATGAAACAGACCCTAAGATTATTTTTAGTAGCGCTGGTTGCCGGTGCATTGACTCTGGGTGGGTACAAGCTCCTGGAAGACAAAAATGAGATCGTTATTTCTGAGGCTTCACAGGATCCTTCCTTTATTCCTGCCAATTATACCAGTAATTTATCAAGTACACCATTTAATATAGACTTTACAGAGGCTGCCGAGAAAACGGTACACGCTGTTGTTCACGTCACCAATACCACCATTAGCAGGCAGCCCACAAATATGATGGAATATTTTTACGGTGGCGGACAAGCCCGTGCTATGGTAGGAAGCGGTAGTGGTGTTATTATTAATCCCGACGGATATATTATTACCAACAATCACGTGATCGCCAATGCAGCCCAACTTGAAGTTACGCTTAACAACAATAAAACATATAAGGCCGAACTTATCGGTACCGATCCCAAAACCGATATAGCCCTGATAAAGATCGACGCAAAACAAGATCTTCCGTATGTCACTTTTGGTGACTCTAACGAACTGAAAATAGGAGAATGGGTGCTTGCTGTTGGAAATCCTTTTAACCTTACCTCTACGGTTACTGCAGGGATAGTAAGTGCCAAGGCCCGGGATTTGAATGAATTTGATCGCAATCCGCAGTCCTTTATTCAAACCGATGCTGCTGTAAATCGTGGAAACAGCGGGGGTGCCTTAGTAAATATTAGAGGAGAACTGGTTGGTATAAATACAGCTATTACCTCCGAAACCGGGTCGTATGTAGGGTATAGCTTTGCCGTGCCGTCCAACAATGCGAGAAAAGTGATCGAAGACATTATGGAGTACGGTAATGTTCAACGCGGGATTCTGGGAATCCAGGGGTCTACCCTTAATTCTCAAAATGCAAAACAATTTGGGATCAGTGAAACCGAAGGAGTATATGTTGCCGGAATCGAACCCGGTAGCGGTGCTGCCGAAAGCGGAATTAAGGAAGGTGATATCATAAAGCAACTTGACGGATATAAAGTAGGTAAATTTTCAGACCTGGCCGGCTATCTGGGATCGAAACGTCCTAATGATGTAGTAGATGTTACCGTGCTGCGTAGCGGTAAAGTAAAAACGATTCCCGTTACCCTTGTAAAGCTGGAGATCTATCAAATTGAAGAACTGGGAATAGAAGTCAAGAACGCGACCAATGCCGAATTGCGAAGAAGAGGCCTCTCCAATGGCGTTTTGGTCACCGAATCCTTAAGAAAAGAGCGTTCCAGATATGATCTCAGCGGAATCATCATTACCAAGATCAACGGAACTGCCATAAAAAATATAGACGATGTAAAACAGGTCATGTCGAATCGTGCCTATAACGAAGATGTTGAAATGACCTTCGTAAACCGAAACGGTGAATTAAATACCATTATTTTTAGAAATTAG
- a CDS encoding PQQ-dependent sugar dehydrogenase, with translation MKNIFTILLFLGYAITIHSQEPALITFATGFSSPVDLKHAGDDRLFVVEQGGRIKILNSNGTTNTTPFLNISTLVSNGSEQGLLGLAFHPDYDTNGFFYVNYTKTNGDTRVARYSVDPGNPDIALPGSELTIIEYTQPFPNHNGGGLQFGPDGYLYISSGDGGSGGDPGNRAQNTTILLGKMLRLDVDNPSGGNNYGIPTDNPFSGSTVNAEEIWAYGLRNPWRFSFDRDTGDIWIGDVGQGDVEEIDKASGTEAGLNYGWRCYEGSAPFNTAGCPPVGDLTFPIAEYSSSSGSGNCSITGGYVYRGSQYPLIQGIYYAADVCSGNIYTVGTSGNLINHGSFGGSWVAFGEDLAGEMYIVDLGGTIYKMEDNSLIGYEDNILSNLAIFPNPASEYITLLLEESTISSITITDLKGSTIASEENINTSQKNVSVNAMRPGLYLIKVIDTNGYTTVKKLVIR, from the coding sequence CCGGTGACGACCGTCTCTTTGTGGTAGAACAGGGTGGACGAATCAAAATCCTGAATTCGAACGGAACAACGAATACCACCCCATTTTTAAACATCTCTACTTTGGTTTCAAATGGAAGTGAGCAGGGATTGTTAGGACTTGCCTTCCACCCCGATTATGATACCAACGGATTTTTCTATGTAAATTATACTAAAACCAACGGAGATACCAGAGTTGCACGATATTCTGTGGATCCGGGTAATCCGGACATTGCCCTTCCCGGTTCGGAACTGACGATTATAGAATATACCCAACCGTTTCCAAATCATAATGGAGGTGGTCTTCAATTTGGACCCGATGGCTATTTGTATATTTCTTCAGGGGACGGAGGTAGCGGCGGCGATCCCGGCAACAGAGCACAAAATACGACAATTCTACTAGGCAAAATGCTTCGCCTGGATGTTGACAATCCGTCGGGAGGTAATAATTACGGTATCCCGACTGATAACCCATTTTCAGGTAGTACTGTTAATGCGGAAGAAATTTGGGCATACGGACTGCGAAATCCGTGGCGTTTTTCTTTCGATCGTGACACCGGGGATATCTGGATTGGTGATGTGGGTCAGGGTGATGTTGAAGAGATAGATAAAGCTTCGGGGACCGAAGCCGGTCTAAACTACGGATGGCGTTGCTATGAAGGATCGGCACCCTTCAATACCGCAGGATGTCCACCTGTGGGAGATCTTACATTTCCCATTGCAGAATACTCTTCTTCTTCAGGAAGTGGAAACTGCTCAATAACGGGTGGATATGTATACAGGGGAAGTCAGTATCCACTTATACAAGGCATTTATTACGCAGCCGATGTATGTAGTGGTAACATCTATACTGTAGGTACTTCAGGAAATCTTATAAATCACGGATCTTTTGGTGGAAGTTGGGTGGCCTTTGGGGAAGATTTGGCTGGAGAAATGTATATTGTAGATCTGGGAGGTACCATCTATAAAATGGAAGACAATTCGCTGATTGGATATGAGGATAATATACTCTCCAACCTTGCTATTTTTCCTAATCCTGCTTCAGAATATATCACCTTATTGCTGGAAGAAAGCACCATTTCATCAATTACGATCACGGATCTTAAAGGGAGTACTATTGCTTCGGAAGAAAATATAAATACGTCACAAAAAAATGTTTCGGTCAACGCAATGCGTCCGGGATTGTATTTGATTAAGGTGATCGACACCAATGGATATACCACCGTAAAGAAACTAGTGATCCGCTAA
- a CDS encoding tetratricopeptide repeat protein: protein MDHLTKLEELLDQANLDIKEGRYDEATNKLEKILDIDSNFGKAYNHLGYLYEVKFKEYEKGETLYKLCLEKSPMYPAVYYNYSILLSTLGKYDELKELLDQAINIPGITKSTIYNEYAIMYEQQGKLDEAIEHYRKAALNTLDKSVLERAKGSIDRCKMKKELL from the coding sequence ATGGATCATCTTACCAAACTTGAAGAGCTTCTGGATCAGGCTAATCTGGATATTAAAGAAGGACGTTATGACGAGGCGACGAACAAACTTGAAAAGATACTGGATATAGATTCTAACTTCGGAAAGGCCTACAATCATCTTGGCTATTTGTATGAAGTGAAATTCAAGGAATACGAAAAAGGAGAAACACTGTATAAGTTATGTCTTGAGAAGAGTCCGATGTATCCTGCCGTGTACTATAACTATTCTATATTGTTATCTACGCTTGGAAAGTATGACGAATTAAAAGAGTTATTGGATCAGGCTATCAATATCCCCGGAATCACAAAATCGACGATTTATAACGAATATGCCATCATGTACGAGCAACAGGGTAAACTGGATGAAGCCATTGAACATTACCGAAAGGCAGCGCTCAATACTTTGGATAAATCGGTTCTGGAGCGTGCCAAAGGTTCTATAGATCGCTGTAAGATGAAAAAAGAACTCTTATAA
- the trmD gene encoding tRNA (guanosine(37)-N1)-methyltransferase TrmD has protein sequence MRIDIITVLPELLASPFEASILKRAIEKGLVEVHTHNLRDFSTNNYKQIDDYQFGGGAGMVMMIEPIDKCISKLKLEREYDEIIYMTPDGATLSQGIANELSLKGNIIILCGHYKGVDQRVRDHFITREISIGDFVLSGGELAAAVLCDAVIRLLPGVLGNETSALTDSFQDDLLAPPIYTRPADYKGWKVPDILLSGNTAKIEEWRENEAQKHTEKRRPDLLE, from the coding sequence ATGCGAATTGACATTATTACCGTTCTACCCGAATTACTTGCAAGTCCGTTTGAAGCTTCCATTTTAAAACGAGCCATTGAGAAAGGCTTGGTTGAAGTGCACACACATAATCTAAGAGACTTTTCTACGAACAATTACAAGCAAATTGACGATTATCAGTTTGGTGGTGGTGCCGGGATGGTCATGATGATAGAACCCATTGACAAATGCATTTCGAAACTAAAATTAGAACGGGAATATGACGAGATCATCTATATGACCCCGGATGGCGCTACACTATCGCAAGGGATTGCCAATGAATTATCACTGAAGGGGAATATTATCATACTCTGCGGTCATTATAAAGGAGTGGATCAACGGGTACGCGATCATTTTATCACCAGGGAGATCTCGATTGGAGATTTTGTACTGAGCGGTGGTGAACTTGCGGCTGCAGTACTTTGTGATGCAGTGATTCGTTTACTGCCGGGTGTATTGGGAAATGAAACCAGCGCCTTAACCGACTCTTTTCAGGATGATTTGTTGGCGCCGCCCATTTATACCCGTCCGGCCGACTATAAGGGCTGGAAAGTTCCGGACATACTGTTAAGCGGTAATACTGCAAAAATTGAAGAATGGCGGGAAAATGAAGCCCAAAAGCACACTGAAAAACGCCGACCCGATCTGTTGGAATAA
- a CDS encoding peptidoglycan-binding protein LysM: MVKSFMKLSVLLITLVLLCAAGTTSKGETFSSSIFISEIAGELAYVPYDFEVNMNPQQNIPFVGTSYLGFCEDLGFSESSGNYKAVNRLGYAGKYQFGRSALQWVGVTNRSQFLNSPLLQEKAFEALISKNKWVLKDYIDKFHGQIINGISITESGLIAAAHLGGAGNVMKFLESNGQDVFADANNVPITKYMKVFAGYDISSILPDNNARATL; this comes from the coding sequence ATGGTAAAAAGTTTTATGAAATTGTCTGTGCTGCTAATAACCTTGGTGCTGCTTTGTGCAGCGGGAACCACTTCGAAAGGAGAAACTTTTAGCAGTTCTATATTTATTTCAGAAATTGCAGGTGAACTTGCCTATGTTCCCTACGATTTTGAAGTAAATATGAATCCCCAACAGAATATTCCTTTTGTTGGGACGTCGTATCTTGGTTTTTGTGAAGACCTCGGCTTTTCCGAAAGCAGTGGTAATTACAAGGCTGTTAATCGACTTGGTTATGCAGGCAAATATCAGTTTGGACGATCTGCCCTTCAATGGGTTGGAGTTACCAATAGAAGTCAGTTTTTAAATTCCCCTTTGTTACAGGAAAAAGCTTTTGAAGCTTTAATTTCCAAAAACAAGTGGGTTTTAAAGGACTATATTGATAAATTCCACGGCCAAATAATCAATGGTATTAGCATAACCGAATCCGGCTTAATCGCCGCAGCCCATTTGGGAGGTGCAGGAAACGTAATGAAGTTTCTTGAATCTAATGGGCAAGACGTGTTTGCTGACGCAAATAACGTTCCCATAACAAAGTACATGAAAGTCTTTGCAGGTTATGATATATCATCCATACTCCCAGATAACAATGCCAGAGCGACATTATAA
- the rplS gene encoding 50S ribosomal protein L19 gives MESLIKFVQDEFVEKKEFPKFSAGDTITVYYSIREGEKTRTQFFRGVVIQVKGTGASQTFTIRKMSGTVGVERIFPVNLPALQKIEINKTGSVRRKRIYYFRGLTGKKARIREKRS, from the coding sequence ATGGAATCCTTAATAAAATTTGTTCAGGACGAATTTGTAGAGAAGAAAGAATTTCCGAAGTTTAGCGCCGGTGATACGATCACAGTGTACTATTCGATTCGTGAAGGAGAAAAAACCAGAACTCAGTTCTTTAGAGGTGTAGTGATCCAGGTAAAAGGAACCGGAGCATCTCAAACCTTTACCATTAGAAAAATGTCGGGAACAGTTGGTGTGGAACGTATCTTCCCGGTAAACCTTCCTGCCTTGCAAAAAATCGAGATCAATAAAACGGGTAGTGTACGTAGAAAACGTATCTATTACTTTAGAGGTCTTACTGGTAAAAAAGCCAGAATTAGAGAAAAAAGAAGCTAG
- a CDS encoding GNAT family N-acetyltransferase: protein MKIVRASSHQIDELTPLFNAYRVFYKQASSLEAAKAFLSQRFKNEDSVIFIALDDDGNGLGFTQLYPSFSSVSMQRTFILNDLYVSENARNRGVGEALLEAAKTFAITEGSKGLTLETEVDNPAQHLYERLGWKKDIHKFHYTWEI, encoded by the coding sequence ATGAAAATTGTAAGAGCTTCTTCCCACCAAATTGATGAATTGACTCCATTGTTTAACGCCTACAGGGTTTTTTATAAGCAGGCATCAAGTCTTGAGGCCGCCAAGGCATTCTTATCACAGCGCTTTAAAAATGAAGACTCTGTGATCTTTATCGCACTGGATGACGATGGCAACGGACTCGGATTTACACAGCTTTACCCTTCTTTCTCCTCGGTATCGATGCAACGCACCTTTATTTTAAATGATCTTTATGTCTCCGAAAATGCGCGAAATCGTGGGGTTGGAGAAGCCCTATTGGAGGCTGCCAAAACTTTCGCGATTACAGAAGGAAGTAAAGGGCTAACTCTGGAAACCGAAGTTGACAATCCGGCACAGCATTTATACGAGCGTCTGGGTTGGAAAAAAGATATTCATAAATTTCATTATACCTGGGAGATATAA
- a CDS encoding SAM-dependent methyltransferase, whose protein sequence is MKPQKGNLYLIPCTLGDTPPLEVLPLLVKKAVEHIDHYIVEHEKNARQFIKSIVPRKSQPDLQFQLINKFTNEGEIPQMLSPCFEGIDVGVISDAGCPGIADPGAAVVKEAHANGIKVVPLVGPSSILMAMMASGFNGQNFAFNGYLPIDKKERKAELKRLERLSYERDQSQLFIETPYRNNQMLESLLVSLHKDTRLCVACDITLPSEYIKTTTVEHWKKIKVDLHKRPTLFVIQK, encoded by the coding sequence ATGAAACCCCAAAAAGGCAACTTATATTTAATCCCTTGCACTCTAGGTGATACTCCGCCTTTAGAAGTATTGCCGCTGTTGGTTAAAAAGGCTGTGGAACATATCGACCACTATATTGTGGAGCACGAGAAAAATGCGAGACAATTTATAAAAAGTATCGTTCCCAGAAAGTCACAACCTGATCTGCAATTTCAGCTGATCAATAAATTTACCAACGAAGGTGAAATTCCTCAAATGTTATCTCCTTGTTTTGAAGGAATTGATGTGGGCGTGATAAGTGATGCCGGTTGCCCGGGTATTGCCGATCCCGGAGCAGCGGTGGTAAAAGAAGCGCATGCGAACGGAATTAAAGTGGTTCCACTGGTGGGACCCTCCTCTATTCTAATGGCGATGATGGCAAGTGGGTTTAACGGACAAAATTTTGCATTTAACGGTTATCTTCCCATTGATAAGAAAGAACGAAAAGCCGAGTTGAAACGACTTGAAAGGCTTTCATATGAGCGAGACCAATCGCAACTGTTTATAGAAACACCCTACCGAAACAATCAGATGTTAGAAAGTCTGTTGGTTTCCCTACACAAGGATACCCGGCTTTGTGTGGCTTGTGATATAACTTTGCCTTCAGAATACATTAAAACGACAACAGTAGAACATTGGAAAAAAATAAAGGTGGACCTCCATAAGAGACCCACCTTGTTTGTAATTCAGAAATAA
- a CDS encoding peptidoglycan-binding protein LysM, which produces MKSKLLRISLIVIVAVLVTTGFSFGKKKAPSHFSTSGLELYFHVPNEDEVALTMLDPNPNYNLFLGKSYVGFKEALGFKESRGDYSTINQFGYLGKYQFARTTLQMIGIYNPDSFLKDSKLQEAAFSAYTSRNKWILRKDIKRYNGKYINGVKVTESGILAAAHLAGAGNVKKYLRSGGAQGFSDAFGTSIRYYLKKFSGYDTSHILPNKKAKAKVM; this is translated from the coding sequence ATGAAAAGCAAACTATTACGCATTAGTTTAATTGTGATTGTAGCAGTATTAGTGACTACGGGTTTTTCTTTTGGAAAGAAAAAAGCCCCGTCTCACTTTTCTACTAGTGGATTAGAGCTTTATTTTCATGTTCCTAATGAAGATGAGGTAGCTCTCACTATGCTTGACCCGAATCCTAATTATAATTTATTTTTAGGAAAATCTTATGTTGGATTTAAAGAAGCTTTAGGTTTTAAAGAATCCCGTGGAGATTACTCTACCATTAACCAGTTTGGTTATTTAGGTAAATACCAGTTTGCCAGAACTACACTTCAAATGATCGGAATATACAATCCCGATAGCTTTTTGAAGGATTCAAAATTACAGGAAGCTGCATTTTCTGCTTATACGTCTCGAAACAAATGGATTCTTAGAAAAGACATTAAACGATATAATGGAAAATACATCAATGGTGTAAAGGTTACTGAATCAGGTATTTTGGCCGCTGCACATTTGGCGGGAGCAGGAAATGTGAAGAAATACCTTCGAAGTGGAGGAGCACAGGGATTTAGTGATGCCTTTGGTACTTCTATTCGATATTATTTAAAGAAATTCTCGGGATACGATACTTCACACATTTTGCCTAATAAAAAGGCAAAAGCAAAGGTGATGTAA
- a CDS encoding glyceraldehyde-3-phosphate dehydrogenase: protein MSFDDVYEKELSFQTDRRKASVEFIKIISDLWYDKSIELVLFRNQLIDRNVSEILNLHEYAGEFVQKPISIFDSVEIAQAIKTLDLPPAKLDIGKLTYEYHLEDNRYEDAIAFVSDKLKDAKEKKNITPKDVVLYGFGRIGRLLARELMTRTGQGNQMRLRAIVTRGAIDQTILEKRASLLQYDSVHGDFPGTVNIDLENQALIINGTTVHIISANAPEEIDYTQYGIEDALVIDNTGAFRDDVALARHLKAKGVAKVLLTAPGKNVPNIVHGVNHGEHDPNTVDIFSAASCTTNAITPVLKAVEDSFGVVQGHLETIHAYTNDQNLVDNMHKKYRRGRAAALNMVITETGAGSAVSKALPSFEGKLTSNAIRVPVPNGSLAILKLELQAKTSKDGINAVMKKYALEGDLVEQIKYSLNNELVSSDIVGSSAPSIYDSNATIVANDGKNVVLYVWYDNEYGYSHQVIRLAKYISKVRRYTYY from the coding sequence ATGAGTTTTGATGACGTTTATGAAAAAGAACTGTCTTTTCAAACCGATCGCCGTAAGGCTTCCGTAGAATTTATTAAGATTATCAGTGACCTTTGGTATGATAAATCTATTGAGTTGGTATTGTTCAGAAACCAGCTTATTGACCGCAATGTGAGCGAGATCCTAAATCTGCACGAGTATGCCGGGGAATTTGTTCAGAAACCAATTTCCATCTTCGATTCTGTAGAAATTGCTCAGGCGATCAAAACACTGGATCTTCCACCTGCAAAACTCGACATTGGTAAACTTACTTACGAATATCACCTAGAAGACAACCGCTATGAAGATGCGATCGCATTTGTAAGTGATAAATTAAAGGATGCCAAAGAGAAAAAGAACATTACCCCTAAAGACGTAGTGTTATACGGTTTTGGACGGATTGGACGATTATTGGCTAGAGAGCTAATGACACGAACCGGACAAGGAAACCAAATGCGTCTTCGTGCGATAGTTACACGTGGCGCAATAGATCAAACTATTCTGGAAAAACGTGCTTCTCTATTACAATACGACTCAGTTCATGGTGATTTTCCGGGAACAGTAAACATCGACCTTGAAAATCAGGCACTCATCATTAACGGAACAACGGTTCATATCATTTCAGCAAACGCTCCCGAGGAGATTGATTATACTCAATACGGCATCGAAGATGCGCTTGTAATTGATAATACCGGAGCCTTTAGAGATGACGTCGCTTTGGCACGTCATTTAAAAGCAAAAGGCGTTGCAAAGGTCTTACTTACCGCTCCGGGAAAAAATGTTCCAAACATCGTTCACGGGGTGAATCATGGAGAGCACGATCCAAATACAGTTGATATCTTTTCGGCTGCATCCTGTACCACCAATGCAATTACGCCGGTACTAAAGGCTGTTGAAGATTCTTTTGGTGTGGTACAAGGTCATTTGGAAACGATTCATGCCTATACAAACGATCAGAATCTTGTGGACAATATGCACAAGAAATACCGTCGTGGACGTGCAGCTGCCTTAAACATGGTTATCACAGAAACCGGTGCCGGTAGCGCCGTTTCAAAGGCACTTCCATCCTTCGAAGGAAAACTAACGTCCAATGCGATACGGGTTCCTGTTCCTAACGGTTCTTTGGCGATCTTAAAGCTTGAACTTCAGGCAAAGACTTCGAAAGACGGAATCAATGCGGTGATGAAGAAATATGCTCTGGAAGGTGATCTTGTGGAGCAGATCAAATATTCCTTAAACAATGAATTGGTTTCCAGCGATATCGTAGGGTCTTCGGCACCTTCTATATATGACAGTAATGCAACCATAGTTGCTAATGACGGTAAGAATGTAGTGCTTTATGTATGGTATGATAACGAATACGGTTACAGTCATCAGGTGATCAGATTGGCGAAGTATATCTCTAAGGTAAGACGCTATACCTACTATTAG
- the dapF gene encoding diaminopimelate epimerase, translated as MQLQFYKYQGTGNDFVMIDNRRGEFPKNNTKFVSRLCDRKFGIGADGLILLEDSETANFSMIYYNADGNPGSMCGNGARCITHFARFLGIIEAKAKFEAVDGVHHATIEGDVISLKMQDVNNIEVYNHYCYLNTGSPHHVAMVTGLQEYDVFNEGRSLRNSLYGTEGANINFVEAISEDTVNVRTYERGVEDETLSCGTGVTAVALALAETGMTTGNEVSLQTPGGVLKVSYKKTTEGYEDIFLIGPATMVFKGEWE; from the coding sequence ATGCAACTTCAGTTTTACAAATATCAGGGCACCGGCAATGACTTCGTCATGATTGATAACCGTCGTGGAGAATTCCCCAAAAATAATACCAAATTCGTATCGAGGTTGTGCGACCGAAAATTTGGCATAGGTGCAGACGGACTTATCCTGCTCGAGGATAGTGAAACTGCCAATTTTTCAATGATCTATTACAATGCCGACGGAAATCCCGGGTCTATGTGTGGAAACGGCGCACGTTGTATCACGCATTTCGCCCGTTTTTTAGGCATTATTGAAGCCAAAGCCAAATTTGAAGCTGTAGACGGTGTTCATCACGCCACTATCGAAGGCGATGTAATTTCGCTTAAGATGCAGGACGTAAATAATATTGAGGTTTATAATCATTATTGTTATCTCAATACCGGTTCTCCTCATCATGTTGCCATGGTTACAGGATTGCAGGAATATGATGTTTTTAACGAAGGACGGTCCCTTCGGAATTCTCTGTACGGAACGGAAGGCGCTAATATTAATTTTGTTGAAGCAATATCTGAAGATACCGTGAACGTTAGAACCTACGAACGAGGTGTTGAAGATGAAACCCTTTCCTGTGGAACAGGGGTTACCGCAGTGGCGTTAGCACTGGCTGAAACAGGTATGACCACCGGAAATGAAGTAAGCCTGCAGACACCTGGCGGTGTTTTAAAAGTTAGTTATAAAAAAACGACAGAGGGATATGAAGACATTTTTCTAATAGGCCCCGCAACCATGGTTTTTAAAGGAGAGTGGGAATGA
- a CDS encoding GNAT family N-acetyltransferase produces the protein MKGLLGEHIFLRALEPSDLEFLYDLENDMSVWEVSNTTTPYSKFVLKQYLENAHRDIFEVKQLRLVICKKEDSNAVGFIDLFDFEPKHKRVGVGIVIFRETDQQKGFASEALQLVKDYALRHLALHQLYANITEDNERSIRLFQKLGFTESGIKKDWIYSEGKFKNEHIFQLLLN, from the coding sequence ATGAAAGGACTTTTAGGAGAACATATTTTTCTGCGTGCGTTGGAACCTTCGGACCTTGAATTTCTTTACGATCTGGAAAACGATATGTCTGTTTGGGAAGTTAGTAATACCACAACACCCTATTCCAAATTTGTTCTAAAACAATATCTCGAAAATGCACACCGTGATATTTTTGAAGTTAAGCAACTCCGATTAGTTATCTGTAAAAAAGAAGACTCGAACGCGGTAGGTTTTATCGATCTTTTCGATTTTGAACCTAAACACAAACGGGTAGGGGTTGGGATCGTAATATTCCGGGAAACAGACCAGCAAAAAGGATTTGCTTCAGAAGCGCTTCAATTGGTAAAAGATTATGCGTTGAGACATTTAGCCCTTCATCAGCTCTATGCCAATATAACAGAGGACAATGAACGGAGTATTCGCCTTTTTCAGAAATTGGGATTTACTGAGAGCGGAATAAAAAAAGATTGGATCTATTCAGAAGGAAAATTTAAGAACGAACATATTTTTCAGTTACTTTTAAACTAA